The following is a genomic window from Amaranthus tricolor cultivar Red isolate AtriRed21 chromosome 10, ASM2621246v1, whole genome shotgun sequence.
CCTTTGGCACTCGATAAGATCAAAGACACAATGATAGAGAGATGTGTTAATTTACAAAAATGCAATCAAAATCATATAGAAGCATGCCCGTGTATATACTTATATTGTGGGCGCCATCGGACATGATTCCACTAGAACTAAAAGGAAATGCTAAGATTTTTAAGGAAGAAATAGAAAGGTAAATCAAaagataacaaataaaatattaaagtacataacaattgatttttaatttttggactATTTAATTTATCTACTTTAcactgaaattttgaaaaaaaaaaaaggtatgaATTTAGGTCTAATGatcaaattaagtatttaataggaaaaagtgtcaaaaaagtacctaataaatttttttttttaaaaagtacctaataaattttttatttccaaaaacatacctaataaaaaattttcttttcaaaagagtaccaagtaacgGCTGGGGTTAAGTTTTCCGTTATCTTTTTTGCCTATCtttaaaaagtacctaataaaatttttcttttcaaaagagtacctaataaaagttttctttttaaaagagTACCAAGAATACAATATAATCATCCAATATAAACACAATATCATATATAACTCTTAGAACATCATCTATAAAAAGGTTCACACATCatccaatacaaacacaacataAGAGCATCATCCAACATAAACATAGAGGTTCACCAACTAAAGTTTCATAATTATCCAATACAAACACAAATGTTTCAAACTTGACTACTTTGGTCTACTACATCATTAACATAGCTTGATTGTTATTGACTCCCTTGTGTTGGTGTAGAATTTTCCGGCTTCTTCCTCCTTGCAACATATTTAACCCTTCGTTGACCACAATTGGCAGTGAATGAAGTGGCAACACTGTTAGTTGGAGTTGAAATGGCTATGGTAGTTGTTGTAGTTGCTGGGTGAGCTGATTCAAGGGCTCTAGTTGTGGTTTGAGTTGCTGTGGGGGACAATGATGTAGTTGATGGAGATATACTAGGATGTTTTTTTGATCTTCCTCTTTTAACTGGTGTTGCACTAGTGGATGCCTCATTTGATTTGGTTAGGTTCTTACAATTCTTCTTGTAATGGCCAAGCCCTCCACTGTTCCCACACTTGTTTTGCTTGAAGTCCCTTTCAACaaaattcttcttcttcttctttccatCTCTACCCCATCAAACTTGGGCTTTCGCTtgttttttgtgggttttcCTGACATATTTCTAAAAGGTGGAGGAAGACGTTTATCCAATTAAGAAGTTGGCCAATGCCTGTGACCAGACATTCCATGGAATGTTGGAGCATATGTTTTTGCATAAGTACTCACATAGTATGCTTCATGCATATAAGGGACAAAATTCAATTTCCTTTGTGTTTGAAACATTTGTCATATTTTGTGTTTGTATTAGATAATTATAAAACTTTAGTTGTGTGAACCTCTAGGTTTATGTTGGATGATGCTCTTATGTTGTGTTTGTCTTGGATGATGTGTGAACTTTTGTATAGATGTGTTCTAAAAGTTATATATGATGTTTTGTATTGGATGATTATGTTATAGTCTTGATActtttttaaaaggaaaaattttattaagtactcttttgaaaagaaaaattttattaggtactttttaaaGATGGACAAAAAAGATAACGGAAAACTTAACCCCAACcgttacttggtactcttttgaaaaaaaaattttattaggtacctttttgaaaaaaaaaattttattagatattttttgacacttttttcctatttaataattaaatttcacAAACATCATAATGGTGGTAATTTAATATGAAATgacgatttaaaaaaaaaaatttttgagaGAGATACAATATtgaaatgtataatttttttaaaaatatgaaatagtccaatatttataattagaaataaagTAAACTTGTACTTGtgtaattaaattttgtttctaGAAAATTCCTTGATGTCAGCTtcatacatcatcatcaaaggAAAAAGGCAAAAGAAATATCTAACACCTTGAATTCTTGAACACTCAACATTGTTTTTGGTACAATGGTTGTTTAGGGACATTCTTTTCTAATCAAATTGTATCACCATCACAATTGCAATGCTAACTCTtaaaatgatgatgaaccaAAACACCCAATttgttaatataatatatagataaataaataagttaataAGGGGTTGTAGTTGATCCCGGTCACCCTTAGCTCCGCCTCTATTTATGATTCATGATTATATCACACATGTTATATGCATATTTTTcgacttattttatataaattattgtgtaacAATAAAACATATTccattgtaaatttgtaattatgAATTGATATAATGTTAAATATACTGGAGTTATTCAAAGATGTTGCAAATTTACAATGTAGAAATCTAATTCtgaaaaaactataaaaaactaaatttaacCAATATAATTAATTGCCAGACTTATATAACACACAGTcaaaaacaactaaaataacCAAAAATCAACTATCAACTGATTcctccgttctaaaatacttgctCTATCTCGGTTATGTgcactatttatcgttcaagcttattttataaattgcaTTTAATGTGTaggtaaaaatatagtcaagtgaaatcttgtttgaatcgtctaatcgcatactttcataatattaactttttataatttttaagtgtGTATAATTCAACTTATAAATAATACGTTGGAAtgtataaaaagtcaaatgtaacaggtataatgaaacagaagaagtataaatttttaatatcataCTTCTATTATGCTCCAACCCCACATAAAAATATGAACAAAATTAAACAAGCACAATAAAATACAATTCCTCTATTTGAATGACTTTGTTCTATTTTATTTGGAAATATTTGCAAGACATATATTGAAGTCTTAATATATCTAATcgtgcataactaaaaattataaaaagttaatattaataatccttgtgaGACGAATGAATCAAAATTTTAtcccaaaaattaaaatagaataaagtcaatagaaataagttaatataaaataaatgtattACTCCtaagtagaaaaaaaaagaaaaaaaagagagagtacgtaataaaattaaaagataaaaaaggaGAAAGGCGATGAAATTCTTTGAAACTGAATAAATATAGGAAGACAGTGATAACCTGAAAAAGCTCAAGAAGGAAGTTTCCTGGAAAATACCTGCTTCCTCTCATGGATTTTCCCTTCATAACCACCCACatcttcccttctctttctcatcatcttcttcttcattcttctctttctctctcctttccCCAATTCTTCATTCTACAACAACCACCATGAAACAACTTCTCAAATCaattaatccaaaaaaaatcatttcattCAAAAAACCCAAATCATCCTTTTCCTTAACTAAATCCGAACCGTGTTCATTCGCATCCTCTTACTCTAACTCCTCATCTTCCTCCGACTCATCTACACAACACAAGTCGGGTCATACTCCGGCTCGAACGCGGTCCGAAGAACTCACTGTGAAATCCGATCCATGGATGGAAGAAACTTTCAAAATGATGGACTTAGACGGTGATGGTAAAATCACGCGAGTTGAACTTCACTCGCTTTTCAAGCGCGTAAGAGTTAACGCGCAATCAATGACGGAAGATGAAATTGCAGATATGATTAAAGCCATCGATATCGACGGTGATGGTTGTATCagtctccaagaacttgaagccGCTGGATCTGTTCTTGATCCAACGGCTGCAGATGAAGATGATCTTAAAGGTGCGTTTGATTTTTTCGATGCTAATCATGATGGTAAGATTTCAGCGGAAGAACTTCACGCAGGGTTTATAGCATTAGGTGATGAACGGTGCACGTTAGAAGATTGCCGGCGTATGATAGAAGGTGTggataaaaatcaaaatggaTATGTTTGTTTTGAAGATTTTAGTCGTATGATGAGTTTATCAAGAAgataaaattactttttaattttaattttaattttattttttctggtATGAACTTGGGTAGTTGATTTGAATTCGGGTTCAAATGTTCGACTTGGCTAGCCTATGATCTAGATTAAATCGAGTATTGAGGATCCGAGACGGGTATTTGACAGAATTTGATAGTGAAAATTGAGAAGTATGATCATACTAGAATCTACATGGTTTATGTACCGTACATATTTTGTCCTACGAGGAGgaatgaaatgaaatgaaaatttcaGCTTAATGATAGGTGTTTTAATTATGTTAGAAGTGATAATTAACTTTGTTACTAATCATTGTTTACTAAATAATCTTAATTAATCGACCGGATAAATTATCGATTTAATAGACAAATAAAATATGGCTTATGTGATACCTTTAGAATTTAGAATtatttaagattaattaaaggttagaattaaattagaagttaaaattatttatggttaattaaaagttaaaattattttagaaaaattggagataattttttccttaattttatacTTTTGTTTGCTAATCACGCATCACACTCACAAGTTATAAACCTATAAATTGGTTTCCTCGTTGATTAGAATCTTTTTTGTTTTCACTCATTAAAAATTGTACGTTTCCTTTGGTttctaaattataatattaactttataaaattgTAATATTATCTAAATATTATAATAGGAAGATGTGGTTCAGTGATGAAGAATCAAGCGTATCATTTTTAAACAAGAGCTCTAGTGTTAGAAGTTGGAACTATGCcatacataataattttaaaataaacttgctttagttctaatatttttttaaaaatatatttatttaaattatattaaatgctgtttgatttagtttaaaatttaaatcaaataaattgatTTAAATCGACTTAAATTAAGCTGAATTCAttcataaattttttgtttattttatctaATTGAAGTTTAGaagactataaaaaatattatcattatatCCGGTCTATTCCGCCAATAGAAAACTATAGCCAGAGTCCGGAGTGGAATATGTCTCTATACTAAATTCCGTATATTGTACCGACttctagtgtatatatatatatatatatatatatatatatatatatatatatatatatatatatatatatatatatatatatatatatgagaaagaaaatcaaatatatgtttttaatggatatatgaaatttaaaatatatttataacttATTTAGTATTAGATagatatgtattttttttgtaattttttataaaatatgtttaTAAATATTAGGATTGGAATTATAGTTTGTGAAAAAGGTCGGTGtaacaaataaaatgaaaagaaagagTATGAAATATTATAGTATAACCGgcgtaaattatatatatatatatatatatatatatatattagtttaataatatGGGTAGAATGAGAATGAAAATTGTGAGTATGTAAGATGGGAGTTTTTGTTAGTAATTATCTTAAAAATTACTCATCCCTTGTTTGTTAAATGTTAATATCGTGGtattaaaatgataattgttgGAGTATGACCGTAGGTCATTGTTTGAGTTAACTTAGGCTTTTATGgcttaaaaaataatcatagtTAAATCTTAATCTCATGTTGATTGCGGGTCAATTAAACCGGATATAAAATATCAATCTAGTCCCCACCTTTTGAATACTataaatattttactatttggaaaaaattattttttagagtagaaaattaattatagtcAGATTAGGATGTCTGATCTAATAGTTTACTCTTCTATATTCAcaattattattgtattatcctatttattttttgaaagctATTATCAATCATATTTAagtacaatattttatttttaatttataaattaaaacatagtcaagtgattTTGTTTAacgatgtaaattttattatcatcaataatttattaatatttaattaaagacAGTTTGAGATGttcataattaaatatattgacaattgatataaaaatattaaacataaagTATTTActacatttgaaatatttgcATTTGATaatgactttaaaataaatgtaatatAAATACAAGggtaaaaaacaaaaagataataaaagAAATGTCCCAAAGGGCACGGCAAGTAAGGAGTAGGAAGTTTCACAGATAATTTCCCCCCTCCTTTTTATGGAATTTAAATCTGAATACTTTCATTATAACGTGCTGTTTTCTTTATCATTAACACAGACCCTTGTTTCCGGTCAttcttgtaagttgtaactcaCCTACTTaatatataattctttttaacacaaatttttgtttgaaacaGTACACATGTCtcatataaaaatgaaattgtgAGATATGTCTCATATAAAATGAAgcgttattttaattatagattttaagaatcaatttaactaaaaatttaaactgatggttgaggcctatAGTATATTATACtctactctaacacgcccctcaTACGAGAGTCTTTGGGCTAGATATTCCACTTAAAATAAAGGGTGGTTGAGAATAGAACTCGTAACCTTTTGTtatactggctctgataccatgtcaaagaatcaactcaactaaaagttgaAACTGATAGTTGAGACACTATAATGTGTTACATATATTCTGAGTATTTTAATTACAGTGTAagcaataaattaaaaagaaaacgaatgaaataatattttagaataagAACCCGtaaaactaaattaatttagaGGGTGAGGTTCACGATTAATTGTATTTAAAGAACAAAAGTAAACTTTCTAACTAGTCAAATAACCATCTCCTAAACAACATTCAAATCTGTACTTTTTATTTAGGTCCTGCCTTGCGGCGAACACGGCCTTACAGAATTATATTGGTGTTTTATAGTCAACtgaataaactaaaaatagtaGTGTTGAACAAATTGGTTAATTCAATTGTCTGGTGTGTATTGTGTATAGAAATGAAAGTTGAGTATTTGTATTGGATTTTCATATTTGGTAAACAAAAGGTGTGGATGATGAAGCAAGTTCGGCTGAGATGATAAGTCTAATGTGCTGTACTTTGTACTACTATCACATTTACATTTGTGTGGACGTACACATCAACCTCATTATTCTTCATGCTTCCAAATTAGTTTTAAAACCTATTTTTTTCCCTACTAAATTTGGcgatatttgataaaaaaaatcaactaaattgagataaaagtaaatattataataGTATATTAGTGCAATAAAGAGATAAATACtttgataaaatgaaaaagttaattatatgtatagataaaagtttaaaaaataatgcaaataatAAGTAGCAATAACAAtgagataaatttaataaaatagatttaatattttctgttttttcttGCCAATCATTTCAAGGGAGCAAATGcgcttatttttatttatgtgatgtTTGAAAATGACGAAGTATTTAATACTTTTTCATaagaattaatgtaataatatttaatatttatttgttacTAGTTTGAATAAGTCATTGTTAATTAGATATGATCATGAATTGGAGCATTTTGCTTTGTAAATTAGGAGTTACGGGTTAGTATTTAAACACATAATCTctagtttttaaaaattatcttTACGTCTATTAAAGTGATACAGATTTTTATGTGAAACGGCCTCACCATGAGACGTTCTTCATATATAGGTTGAAAAATAGAACTAGTACAATTTTTTGTAATATAAACTCCTTttttttgaggtcgtctcaacGAGAGACGATCTTTCATTCATCCTtatatgatttgaaattttagATCAAACCCACAAAGTCCTATATTTTTTTACCATATTCATTAcgaaaaataatcaattaacaataactAAATTGACTTTTAACATCTGATATTTCACAAAGACATACTCCAATTAACATTTAACATTTCGACAAAATAAAAACTGCATCAAATCATGATatgtatttttattcttattcttcatcttcattttcatcatcatgtTTCCTTCAACTGTGCAAGTTTGGGGAGGATTTAGAGTGTTTTTTAATGTGGCCCACAAATACACCAATTTATAGTCAAATTGAGGTATAAccgtataaaaaattaaataaaaaagacatTAGTCATTTGCCCACAACATGCTCATCTGTCTCATGAGCTCAAACGAGTTACGAAtcatttttaataatctaaaattaggGTTGGCAAAAGTTGATCCGATCTGAACCTAACCCGAAATAAGTGGGTTTGGGTTGAGACTTTTgatccaattaattaaatgggtcgaccaaacctgatctgtttattaatgagttaggttcaggtcaaaattttaaacctgaaaaaaatctgtataacccatttaattaaaggtgttaatttcgagttaaatcaataagtataagcttaacttaattcatttaatattttcttatttttcatagtaaatacaaaataaacaacaaaagaatataaatttaaaattaaagcctTAAATATTAGATTTAATCAACGTTAAAATCTTaaacgaaaacaaaaaaattataaacgggTTAAATGGGTCGAAATCAGGTCCACCTAATCTGTTGCAGGTCAGATCAAGGTTGTGATTATCGACCCAATTAACTAAATGGGTTGAGTTTAAGTCTAGGGTTTTGTGAcctgtttatatatgacccgaacgcAAACCCGATCCAACCTGATCTGTTTGACAGCCTATCTAAAACACAACACAACACGACTAATTACTGTCTGTTTGTGGCCTGCTATGGCACAACTCGCTAGACGTATGACCCATTATATCAAAACCTCCACGGGCTTTCGGAGGCTTTTAGCAGCCCATTCCAAAAGCCCACAGACAAATGGACTCTTCTTTACAACACAGCCCATTTGATCAAAAATCAGTTTCTTCTTGTGTCTTCTTCCCCATCATTTCTCGTTGAACTGTCACAAAACCTTGCTTGAAACTTCTTCAATGGTGTTTGCATTAACCAGAAGATTGAGTAAAAACCCATCATTTTTACCATTCTCTTTCTCTCCCCTCTATTCAACTATCTCTCAATCTCTCTCATTTGACCAGGACTTTGACTTCCAACCCCTTACTAAACCCCAACTCAAAACCCTCCTCTTATCCCACTACAACAATGGCAAATTCTCTAGCCTTCTTCAAAACGTCGTCGCGTCACCTTCTGTCCTCTTCACAGCTTCCCAAAACCTCACTCGTTCCTCTCAACTCACCCTTAACTCGGTCTCAACTCGGTTCAATCTCTTCCAACTCGCTCATGAACTCACCCACAATGAATTCAACCCAGAATCTTGCTGTGTTAGATTGTATTCTCCTCAACAGAATGGTAATGATCTTGTCTTACccaatttaaaacttaaagttgtTATTGAAGCTTTAAGAATTGTGCTCGATTTAATCTATGATGGTGCTTTTCCTACTTTTGTTTATGGTGGTAGAGATGGTTTAGGTTGTCATACAGCTGTTAGATATATGAAAAATTATGTTGAAAACCCTAGTTGGTGGTTTACTGTTGGGTTTAATAAGGCAAATTTTGATTCTATACATTTGGGGAAATTGTGTTCTATTTTAGCTAATAGAATTGATGATGTAGGTTTGATTAATTTGATTGAGAAATTGTTTGAATGTGGGGTAGTGAGGATTGAATTGGGTGGGATTGATTATGGGAAAGGATTGCCTCAAGAATGTGGGTTATGTGGGATTTTGTTTAACATTTACTTGAATAGTTTTGATAGAAAAATTCAAAGGATTAGACttcgaatgaatgatgaaaaccctaaatttgatTGTGTAAATGATGTTGTTGTGTATAACCCTCTGAAGGTTTATGCTGTTAGGTATTATGATAACATAATGTTGATCATTTCGGGACCGAAGATAGTAGGGATGGATTTGTTGAATTGGGTTGTTAAGTATTTGGAGGAGGAGTTGGAGTTGAAAGTCGATAGATTAAGGACCATTATACATAGTGCTGTTTCGGAGAAGATTGAATTTTTGGGGATGGAGTTTCAAGCTGTTTCACCTTCTGTGTTACGGCCTCCTTTATCGGATAAGGCGAAGAGGGCACGATTGAAGTTTCGTAGACAAAAGGAAGTTAGGGCGAAAGAGATGAAAAACGCGAGGGAAAGGAATAGGCGGAAGTTGGGGATGAAGATCTTTAGTCATGTTTTTAAGAAGTTGAAGAATAGTAATGATGGGTTTAAGTTTGAGTATCGGATTGAGGATGAAGTGAGACAAATCTTTCGAACGTGGGCGGATGAAGTAGTGCACGAATTTTTTGAGTCGTTAGATGAAAAATGGAGTTGGCACCGAGAGCTTACATCGGGTGATTTTCTTTCGTTGAAAAGAATTAGGGATCAATTGCCTAAAGAGCTTGTGGATGCCTATGACAAATTTCAAGAGGAAGTTGATAAACATTTGAATCCTATGAAAGCTAGGAAGGCATTGGAGGAAGTTAAAAAGAacgaggaagaggaagaggagaGGAAATACAGTGAACGAACAGTTTCGGACTTGACAAAACTCTGCATGAAAGTCACTGCACCGATTGACCTCATTAGGAAGGCGGTCAGGCTTGCAGGGTTTACGAATGACATGGGTCGTCCTAGGCCTATAAGCTTACTTGTGGCCCTAGAAGATGCCGATATTGTAAAGTGGTACGCGGGAGTAGGCAGAAGATGGCTTGAGTACTTCAGCTGCTGTCGTAATTTCGAAATGGTTCGAACTGTTGTAACCTACCATTTACGATTTTCTTGTCTCTTGACACTAGCAGAAAAGCACAATGCcactaaaaatcaaactattaggCATTATTCTAAGGATTTGAAAGTTTTTGATTTGGACGGAAATGAGGAAATATACTTTCCCACTGAACGGGAAGTTAAAAGGGCAAGAGACAGTCATCTTTCGGATCCAAAACCCGTTGATGGTGCGCTAACTCTGGCTCTAATACGACTGGCTTATGATATGCCATCAAATATGTGTGCTGCCCATTTTTGTGATTGCAATAATACGATCACTTACCGAGTTTGTTTATTGCAAAACCGAGTGATTATCGACCCAAGGGATCAAAAGCAGAAATGGGTTCCTGGATTGGCTGCATTCCATGATAGTTTGGACAGAAGGTGCTATGCTTTGTGTTCTCACCATGCTAGTGATTTGTACATGGGTAGAATAACTCTACAAGATATCGATTGCACTTCGTTTGTCGATGTTGATTAAACAATCTAGTTTGTCTTCATTTTGTATTTGATTGTTGATAGAATGATAGTAGTATAGTTTGAGATGAACTTGT
Proteins encoded in this region:
- the LOC130826000 gene encoding probable calcium-binding protein CML36, which codes for MKQLLKSINPKKIISFKKPKSSFSLTKSEPCSFASSYSNSSSSSDSSTQHKSGHTPARTRSEELTVKSDPWMEETFKMMDLDGDGKITRVELHSLFKRVRVNAQSMTEDEIADMIKAIDIDGDGCISLQELEAAGSVLDPTAADEDDLKGAFDFFDANHDGKISAEELHAGFIALGDERCTLEDCRRMIEGVDKNQNGYVCFEDFSRMMSLSRR
- the LOC130825335 gene encoding nuclear intron maturase 3, mitochondrial, encoding MVFALTRRLSKNPSFLPFSFSPLYSTISQSLSFDQDFDFQPLTKPQLKTLLLSHYNNGKFSSLLQNVVASPSVLFTASQNLTRSSQLTLNSVSTRFNLFQLAHELTHNEFNPESCCVRLYSPQQNGNDLVLPNLKLKVVIEALRIVLDLIYDGAFPTFVYGGRDGLGCHTAVRYMKNYVENPSWWFTVGFNKANFDSIHLGKLCSILANRIDDVGLINLIEKLFECGVVRIELGGIDYGKGLPQECGLCGILFNIYLNSFDRKIQRIRLRMNDENPKFDCVNDVVVYNPLKVYAVRYYDNIMLIISGPKIVGMDLLNWVVKYLEEELELKVDRLRTIIHSAVSEKIEFLGMEFQAVSPSVLRPPLSDKAKRARLKFRRQKEVRAKEMKNARERNRRKLGMKIFSHVFKKLKNSNDGFKFEYRIEDEVRQIFRTWADEVVHEFFESLDEKWSWHRELTSGDFLSLKRIRDQLPKELVDAYDKFQEEVDKHLNPMKARKALEEVKKNEEEEEERKYSERTVSDLTKLCMKVTAPIDLIRKAVRLAGFTNDMGRPRPISLLVALEDADIVKWYAGVGRRWLEYFSCCRNFEMVRTVVTYHLRFSCLLTLAEKHNATKNQTIRHYSKDLKVFDLDGNEEIYFPTEREVKRARDSHLSDPKPVDGALTLALIRLAYDMPSNMCAAHFCDCNNTITYRVCLLQNRVIIDPRDQKQKWVPGLAAFHDSLDRRCYALCSHHASDLYMGRITLQDIDCTSFVDVD